A single Dreissena polymorpha isolate Duluth1 chromosome 14, UMN_Dpol_1.0, whole genome shotgun sequence DNA region contains:
- the LOC127858809 gene encoding perlucin-like protein, whose translation MLSRTCSILSLLLCLCLQPARTSFAPHAVTSCPDDWTAFQGSCYYFHHTEQSFTEAQHACLQLESNLIHIDSEEENLFIKNFLRYQTPVKYWWMGLSDDDIEGLWKWVGSGDRPTYTDWYPGEPNNAKNEDCAIFDGVNNRNFMWVDYGCGFLCYSICEIRSETSGSIVVG comes from the exons ATGCTAAGCCGGACTTGCTCCATCTTGTCGTTGTTGCTTTGCTTGTGTTTGCAGCCAG CAAGAACATCGTTCGCACCTCATGCAGTAACGTCCTGCCCGGACGACTGGACGGCTTTCCAGGGTTCCTGCTACTATTTCCATCACACGGAGCAATCCTTCACCGAGGCACAG cacGCATGTCTCCAACTGGAATCCAACCTGATTCATATTGACTCAGAAGAGGAAAACCTGTTTATCAAAAACTTCCTCCGCTACCAAA CGCCAGTAAAGTACTGGTGGATGGGTCTCTCTGATGACGACATCGAGGGCCTCTGGAAGTGGGTGGGGTCAGGTGACAGGCCTACATACACAG aCTGGTATCCCGGCGAGCCTAACAACGCTAAAAACGAAGACTGTGCTATATTTGATGGGGTCAACAATCGCAATTTCATGTGGGTTGACTACGGTTGTGGCTTCCTCTGCTACTCCATTTGTGAGATCCG AAGCGAAACCAGCGGATCCATAGTCGTTGGATAG